Proteins encoded together in one Catellatospora citrea window:
- a CDS encoding pyrimidine reductase family protein — MRRLWPEPAGELSDGELFAAYPRAEEPLLRVNMITSLDGAATLEGRSGSLGGPADQDLMKRLRMQADVVVVGAGTIRVEGYGATLLDEQAQAWRVAYGLTPHPRFAVVTRGGDVPERFFADPPARPIVITYASAPHAYPDAAEVIDCGDSSVDPAVMVAELAARGLSQILCEGGPHLLGSLVAADLVDELCLTVSPTLAGPGSVRIVAGPPSAPHRMTPAHVLTDGTHLFLRHTR, encoded by the coding sequence ATGCGCAGGCTGTGGCCCGAACCGGCCGGTGAGCTGTCCGACGGCGAGCTGTTCGCCGCCTATCCGCGCGCGGAGGAGCCGCTGCTGCGGGTCAACATGATCACGTCGCTGGACGGGGCGGCGACCCTCGAAGGCCGCTCCGGGTCGCTGGGCGGCCCCGCCGACCAGGACCTGATGAAGCGGCTGCGGATGCAGGCCGACGTGGTCGTGGTCGGCGCGGGCACGATCCGGGTCGAGGGCTACGGCGCGACGCTGCTCGACGAGCAGGCCCAGGCCTGGCGGGTCGCGTACGGGCTCACCCCGCACCCGCGGTTCGCGGTGGTGACCCGCGGCGGCGACGTCCCGGAGAGGTTCTTCGCGGACCCGCCCGCCCGGCCGATCGTCATCACGTACGCCTCCGCGCCGCACGCGTACCCCGACGCCGCCGAGGTGATCGACTGCGGCGACTCATCGGTCGACCCGGCGGTCATGGTGGCCGAGCTCGCCGCTCGCGGCCTGTCCCAGATCCTCTGCGAGGGCGGCCCCCACCTGCTCGGCAGCCTCGTCGCCGCCGACCTGGTCGACGAACTCTGCCTCACGGTCAGCCCGACCCTCGCGGGCCCGGGCTCGGTCCGTATCGTCGCCGGCCCGCCGTCGGCCCCCCACCGCATGACCCCCGCCCACGTCCTCACCGACGGCACCCACCTCTTCCTCCGCCACACCCGCTGA
- a CDS encoding winged helix-turn-helix domain-containing protein: MSLGEEPDPAPSGRTVTGDLRALAHPIRLRILSLLTGAEMTAAEIARELGITHANASYHLRLLLNADSIEVAGEEKIRGGQAKRYRYDVSKAFTPRPDRAHPQPDDVQIVYAALAAELQRRAREIVTGPESVGTFTDAELWVDLDEWKQIRDRVAQASEHLHRIARRPHSPGTVRVSASIALFRMREAAPTPQEQR, encoded by the coding sequence ATGTCTTTGGGAGAAGAGCCCGACCCGGCGCCGTCCGGCCGCACGGTCACCGGCGACCTTCGCGCCCTGGCCCACCCGATCCGGCTGCGCATCCTGTCGCTGCTCACCGGCGCGGAGATGACCGCCGCCGAGATCGCCCGCGAGCTCGGCATCACCCACGCCAATGCCAGCTACCACCTGCGGCTGCTGCTCAACGCCGACTCGATCGAGGTCGCCGGGGAGGAGAAGATCCGCGGCGGCCAGGCCAAGCGCTACCGGTACGACGTCAGCAAGGCGTTCACCCCGCGCCCCGACCGGGCGCACCCCCAGCCCGACGACGTCCAGATCGTGTACGCCGCGCTAGCCGCCGAACTCCAGCGCCGCGCTCGCGAGATCGTCACCGGTCCCGAGTCCGTCGGCACCTTCACCGACGCCGAACTCTGGGTCGACCTCGACGAGTGGAAGCAGATCCGCGACCGGGTCGCGCAGGCCAGCGAGCACCTGCACCGCATCGCCCGGCGCCCGCACAGCCCCGGCACGGTGCGCGTCAGCGCCTCCATCGCGCTGTTCCGCATGCGCGAGGCCGCCCCCACCCCCCAGGAGCAGCGATGA
- the pheT gene encoding phenylalanine--tRNA ligase subunit beta, which yields MKVGLSWLREHVELPADLSEADLDLALNDLGIEVEEIADQRHSVQGALVVGKVLTIEELTEFKKPIRFCTVDVGQANGTGAPQEIVCGARNFAEGDRVVVILPGGVLPGGFAIGARKTYGRNSHGMICSAAELGLSGDHDGIIVLPESVTAQPGDDARPVVGLDDIEVHVTVTPDRGYQMSVRGLARELGHSFKARFTDPGLAPAPGGTAAPAWPVTIQDTQGCDRFAARLVRGIDPTAPTPDWMAKRLLTAGVRTLGLAIDITNYVMLELGQPMHAFDADRITGGLVVRRATEGEKLTTLDGQARVLSAEDMVICDDTGPISLAAVMGGQTSEVVDGTVNVLFEAAHWDPTMVGRTARRHKLFSEAAKRWERGVDRQLCLVAIERAVQLLVEHGGGTAGAEILDLNHPGDPTMISMVATEPSRLIGVDYSVDRIGDLLTEVGCDVAVYDDRVDVITPSWRPDLRQPADLVEEVVRLDGFEHVPSVLPVAPPGNGLTASQRRKRSVGRALAEQGYVEVLSFPFVSAAALSALGLPIDAVRLANPLSDEEPLMRTSLLPPLLTALKRNVGRGQRDVALFEQGLVFLPDLSAGVPPVMGVAGRPDPALWEKANASVPVQPWHVAVVLAGEFERSGWWGPGRAASWSDAVQAARDVLAASAVPDTSISVAAVQQSPWHPGRCAAISVDGVVVGHAGELHPAVCAALDLPKRTCAMELNLDAVPLPGPTPPPVFSTFPPALIDVALVLASEVPAAQVEAALTEGAGPLLESVRLFDVYTSEQLGAGQRSLAYKLTFRAPDRTLTVEEAVAARDAAVAVTAQRFGAVLRGA from the coding sequence ATGAAGGTCGGACTGTCATGGCTGCGTGAGCATGTCGAGCTGCCCGCGGACCTCTCCGAGGCCGATCTCGACCTCGCGCTCAACGACCTCGGCATCGAGGTCGAGGAGATCGCCGACCAGCGCCACTCGGTGCAGGGCGCGCTGGTGGTCGGCAAGGTGCTGACCATCGAGGAGCTGACCGAGTTCAAGAAGCCGATCCGCTTCTGCACCGTGGACGTGGGCCAGGCCAACGGCACCGGCGCGCCGCAGGAGATCGTCTGCGGCGCCCGGAACTTCGCCGAGGGCGACCGCGTCGTGGTGATCCTGCCCGGCGGCGTGCTGCCCGGCGGCTTCGCCATCGGCGCGCGCAAGACGTACGGCCGCAACTCGCACGGCATGATCTGCTCCGCGGCGGAGCTGGGCCTGTCCGGCGACCACGACGGCATCATCGTGCTGCCCGAGTCGGTGACCGCCCAACCGGGCGACGACGCGCGCCCGGTGGTCGGCCTCGACGACATCGAGGTGCACGTCACGGTCACGCCCGACCGCGGATACCAGATGTCGGTGCGCGGTCTGGCCCGCGAACTGGGCCACTCGTTCAAGGCCCGGTTCACCGACCCGGGTCTCGCACCCGCCCCCGGCGGCACGGCGGCCCCGGCGTGGCCGGTGACCATCCAGGACACCCAGGGTTGCGACCGCTTCGCGGCCCGGCTGGTGCGCGGGATCGACCCGACCGCGCCGACCCCGGACTGGATGGCCAAGCGCCTGCTCACCGCCGGTGTGCGTACGCTCGGCCTGGCCATCGACATCACCAACTACGTGATGCTCGAACTCGGCCAGCCCATGCACGCCTTCGACGCCGACCGGATCACCGGCGGTCTCGTGGTGCGCCGGGCGACCGAGGGGGAGAAGCTGACCACCCTGGACGGGCAGGCCCGCGTGCTGTCCGCCGAGGACATGGTGATCTGTGACGACACCGGCCCGATCTCGCTGGCCGCCGTCATGGGCGGGCAGACCTCCGAGGTCGTCGACGGCACGGTGAACGTGCTGTTCGAGGCGGCGCACTGGGACCCGACCATGGTCGGGCGCACGGCGCGGCGGCACAAGCTGTTCAGCGAGGCCGCCAAGCGCTGGGAGCGCGGCGTCGACCGGCAGCTGTGCCTGGTCGCCATCGAGCGTGCGGTGCAGCTGCTCGTCGAGCACGGCGGCGGCACGGCGGGCGCGGAGATCCTCGACCTGAACCACCCCGGCGACCCGACCATGATCTCGATGGTGGCGACCGAGCCCAGCCGGCTGATCGGCGTGGACTACTCCGTCGACCGCATCGGTGACCTGCTCACCGAGGTCGGCTGCGACGTGGCAGTGTACGACGACCGGGTCGACGTGATCACCCCGTCCTGGCGGCCCGACCTGCGCCAGCCCGCAGACCTCGTCGAGGAGGTCGTCCGGCTGGACGGCTTCGAGCACGTGCCCAGCGTGCTGCCCGTCGCCCCGCCCGGCAACGGCCTGACCGCGTCGCAGCGCCGCAAGCGCTCGGTGGGCCGGGCGCTGGCCGAGCAGGGCTACGTCGAGGTGCTGTCGTTCCCGTTCGTGTCGGCCGCGGCGCTGTCCGCGCTCGGGCTGCCCATCGACGCGGTGCGGCTGGCCAACCCGCTGTCGGACGAGGAACCGCTGATGCGGACCAGCCTGCTGCCGCCGCTGCTGACCGCGCTCAAGCGCAACGTCGGCCGCGGGCAGCGCGACGTCGCGCTGTTCGAGCAGGGCCTGGTGTTCCTGCCCGACCTGTCCGCCGGCGTGCCGCCGGTGATGGGCGTGGCGGGCCGTCCCGACCCGGCGCTGTGGGAGAAGGCCAACGCCTCCGTCCCCGTGCAGCCGTGGCACGTGGCCGTGGTGCTGGCCGGCGAGTTCGAGCGCTCCGGCTGGTGGGGCCCCGGCCGCGCGGCGTCCTGGTCGGACGCCGTGCAGGCGGCGCGTGACGTGCTGGCCGCCTCGGCGGTGCCGGACACGTCGATCAGCGTCGCCGCCGTCCAGCAGTCGCCCTGGCACCCGGGCCGGTGCGCCGCGATCTCCGTCGACGGCGTCGTGGTCGGGCACGCGGGCGAGCTGCACCCGGCCGTCTGCGCCGCGCTGGACCTGCCCAAGCGCACCTGTGCGATGGAGCTGAACCTGGACGCGGTGCCGCTGCCGGGGCCGACCCCGCCGCCGGTGTTCTCGACGTTCCCGCCCGCGCTGATCGACGTGGCCCTGGTGCTGGCGTCGGAGGTGCCCGCGGCGCAGGTCGAGGCTGCCCTGACCGAGGGCGCGGGTCCGCTGCTGGAGTCGGTGCGGCTGTTCGACGTGTACACGTCCGAGCAGCTCGGCGCCGGTCAGCGCTCGCTGGCGTACAAGCTGACGTTCCGCGCGCCGGACCGGACGCTGACCGTCGAGGAGGCGGTCGCGGCCCGGGACGCGGCGGTGGCCGTCACGGCGCAGCGCTTCGGCGCGGTCCTGCGCGGCGCCTGA
- the argJ gene encoding bifunctional glutamate N-acetyltransferase/amino-acid acetyltransferase ArgJ, which yields MTVTSPKGFRAAGVAAGLKSTGALDLALVVNDGPDATAAGVFTANRVKAAPVLWSQQVIKGRAVKVVVLNSGGANACTGPGGFQDTHSTAEYVASRLGGMGAGQVAVCSTGLIGERLPMPKLLAGVDGATKALAKAGGFAAAEAIMTTDTRPKVVEVVTGDGWTVGGMAKGAGMLAPSLATMLCVLTTDAMAGGDALDEALREACRVTFDRLDSDGCMSTNDTVLLLASGASGVEPTQEELTAAVTRACHDLAQQLLADAEGHTKQIAIEVVNADSEDDAVIVGREIARNNLVKTALFGKDPNWGRILAAVGCTDAVFESDELNVAINDVWICRAGAAAEDRSKVDLSGVEVRITVDLNAGDHSATVWTNDLSHAYVHENSAYSS from the coding sequence ATGACCGTCACCTCCCCCAAGGGCTTCCGGGCCGCGGGTGTCGCCGCCGGGCTCAAGAGCACCGGCGCGCTGGACTTGGCGCTGGTCGTCAACGACGGCCCCGACGCCACCGCCGCGGGCGTGTTCACCGCCAACCGGGTCAAGGCCGCCCCTGTGCTCTGGTCGCAGCAGGTGATCAAGGGCCGCGCCGTCAAGGTCGTGGTGCTCAACTCCGGCGGCGCGAACGCCTGCACCGGTCCGGGCGGTTTCCAGGACACCCACTCCACCGCCGAGTACGTCGCCTCCCGGCTGGGCGGTATGGGCGCGGGCCAGGTCGCGGTCTGCTCGACCGGGCTGATCGGCGAGCGGCTGCCCATGCCCAAGCTGCTGGCGGGCGTCGACGGCGCGACCAAGGCGCTGGCCAAGGCGGGCGGCTTCGCCGCGGCGGAGGCCATCATGACCACCGACACCCGGCCCAAGGTGGTCGAGGTGGTCACCGGCGACGGCTGGACCGTCGGCGGCATGGCCAAGGGCGCGGGCATGCTCGCCCCGTCGCTGGCCACCATGCTGTGCGTGCTGACCACCGACGCGATGGCCGGCGGCGACGCCCTCGACGAGGCGCTGCGCGAGGCCTGCCGGGTCACCTTCGACCGGCTCGACTCCGACGGCTGCATGTCGACCAACGACACGGTGCTGCTGCTGGCCTCCGGCGCGTCCGGCGTCGAGCCGACCCAGGAGGAGCTGACCGCCGCGGTCACCCGGGCCTGCCACGACCTCGCCCAGCAGTTGCTGGCCGACGCCGAGGGGCACACCAAGCAGATCGCCATCGAGGTCGTCAACGCCGACTCCGAGGACGACGCGGTGATCGTGGGCCGCGAGATCGCCCGCAACAACCTGGTCAAGACCGCCCTGTTCGGCAAGGACCCCAACTGGGGCCGGATCCTGGCCGCGGTCGGCTGCACCGACGCCGTCTTCGAGTCCGACGAGCTGAACGTGGCCATCAACGACGTGTGGATCTGCCGGGCCGGCGCGGCGGCCGAGGACCGCAGCAAGGTGGACCTGTCCGGGGTCGAGGTGCGCATCACCGTGGACCTCAACGCCGGTGACCACAGCGCCACCGTGTGGACCAACGACCTGTCCCACGCGTACGTGCACGAGAACTCGGCGTACTCGTCATGA
- a CDS encoding MFS transporter, which yields MSTFRDSLAPLRHAPFRHLVTGRVVSLLGNAVAPIALAFAVLDLTRSPIALGLVVGARSLTNVLFVLFGGVLADRLPRHLVMVGSSVLAALTQAAVAALVLTGTATVPLLIGLSAVNGVVSAIAMPATAALLPQTVPADQLTPANALNRLGGNTAMIAGAALGGVLVAAVGPGWGLAVDAATFGLGAVAFTLVRVPEVRDRTAPRQSTLHELRVGWTEFVSRSWVWTVVLAVMFINAAHSGAMGVLGPTVADRTIERSGWGVVLAVETAGMVAGAVLALRLRVRRPLLVGCVSLIGFVLPMVALAESPTLPVLMVCGFLAGVAVEQFAIAWDSSLQRHVPADRLARVYSYDMLGSFLAIPVGQVLAGPLDTWIGTENALLCAAAVMALGVVGMLANHGVRHLRADTPATTPEPAAIAA from the coding sequence ATGAGCACCTTCCGCGACTCGTTGGCGCCGCTGCGCCACGCCCCGTTCCGCCATCTGGTCACCGGACGGGTGGTCAGCCTGCTCGGCAACGCCGTCGCGCCCATCGCGCTGGCCTTCGCCGTGCTCGACCTGACCCGATCCCCCATCGCCCTGGGCCTGGTCGTCGGGGCCCGGTCCCTGACCAACGTGCTGTTCGTGCTGTTCGGCGGCGTGCTCGCCGACCGGCTCCCCCGGCACCTGGTCATGGTCGGCTCCAGCGTGCTGGCCGCGCTCACCCAGGCCGCGGTCGCCGCGCTGGTGCTCACCGGCACCGCGACGGTCCCGCTGCTCATCGGCCTGAGCGCGGTCAACGGCGTGGTCAGCGCGATCGCCATGCCGGCCACCGCGGCGCTGCTGCCGCAGACCGTGCCCGCCGACCAGCTCACGCCCGCCAACGCGCTCAACCGCCTCGGCGGCAACACCGCCATGATCGCCGGTGCGGCGCTGGGCGGCGTGCTCGTCGCCGCCGTCGGCCCCGGCTGGGGCCTGGCCGTCGACGCCGCCACCTTCGGGCTGGGCGCGGTCGCGTTCACGCTGGTACGCGTACCCGAGGTGCGCGACCGCACCGCCCCGCGCCAGAGCACCCTGCACGAGCTGCGCGTGGGCTGGACCGAGTTCGTCTCCCGCAGCTGGGTCTGGACCGTCGTGCTGGCCGTCATGTTCATCAACGCGGCGCACTCGGGTGCGATGGGCGTGCTCGGACCCACCGTCGCCGACCGGACCATCGAACGCTCCGGCTGGGGTGTCGTGCTGGCGGTGGAGACCGCCGGGATGGTCGCCGGGGCGGTGCTGGCGCTGCGGTTGCGCGTACGGCGGCCGCTGCTGGTCGGCTGCGTGTCCTTGATCGGCTTCGTGCTGCCGATGGTCGCGCTGGCCGAGTCGCCGACGCTGCCGGTGCTCATGGTCTGCGGCTTCCTCGCCGGGGTCGCCGTCGAGCAGTTCGCCATCGCCTGGGACTCGTCGCTGCAGCGGCACGTGCCCGCCGACCGGCTCGCCCGGGTGTACTCCTACGACATGCTCGGCTCGTTCCTGGCCATCCCGGTCGGCCAGGTGCTCGCCGGGCCGCTGGACACCTGGATCGGCACCGAGAACGCCCTGCTCTGCGCGGCGGCCGTGATGGCCCTCGGCGTCGTCGGCATGCTCGCCAACCACGGCGTACGCCACCTGCGCGCCGACACCCCCGCCACCACCCCCGAGCCCGCCGCGATCGCCGCCTGA
- the argC gene encoding N-acetyl-gamma-glutamyl-phosphate reductase, whose translation MGIRIGVAGASGYAGGELLRLIAGHPEFELVAATAHSQAGKPVAAVHPHLTGLDLILTETTAEVFADTDLVFLALPHGESGAVAASLPATAKVVDLGADHRLHDAAAWTRYYGGEHAGAWTYGLPELPGQRELIAGSARVAATGCYAVATTLALAPLLHSGLAEPADVVVVAASGTSGAGKSAKLHLLGSEVMGDLSPYKVGAHQHVPEIKQATGAASLSFTPVLAPMPRGILATVTAKPTNCDITAGVVRAVLAEAYGDEPLVHLLPEGAWPHTAATLGSASAHLQATVDVDSGRIIVVSAIDNLGKGAAAQAVQCANIMFDLPETSGLSVFGVAP comes from the coding sequence ATGGGAATCCGGATCGGCGTCGCCGGGGCCAGCGGGTACGCGGGCGGCGAGCTGCTGCGCCTCATCGCCGGGCACCCCGAGTTCGAGCTCGTCGCGGCCACCGCGCACAGCCAGGCCGGCAAGCCGGTCGCGGCGGTGCACCCGCACCTGACGGGGCTGGACCTCATTCTGACCGAGACCACTGCCGAGGTCTTCGCCGACACCGACCTCGTCTTCCTGGCCCTGCCGCACGGCGAGTCCGGCGCGGTGGCGGCAAGCCTGCCCGCCACCGCGAAGGTCGTCGACCTCGGCGCGGACCACCGGCTGCACGACGCGGCCGCGTGGACCCGCTACTACGGCGGCGAGCACGCCGGGGCGTGGACCTACGGCCTGCCCGAGCTGCCCGGCCAGCGCGAGCTGATCGCGGGCTCGGCCCGGGTCGCCGCGACCGGCTGCTACGCCGTGGCCACCACGCTCGCGCTCGCGCCGCTGCTGCACAGCGGGCTGGCCGAGCCCGCGGACGTGGTCGTGGTCGCCGCCTCCGGCACCTCCGGGGCCGGCAAGTCGGCCAAGCTCCACCTGCTGGGCAGCGAGGTGATGGGGGACCTCAGCCCGTACAAGGTGGGGGCGCACCAGCACGTGCCGGAGATCAAGCAGGCCACCGGCGCGGCGAGCCTGTCGTTCACCCCGGTGCTCGCGCCGATGCCGCGGGGCATCCTGGCCACGGTCACCGCCAAGCCCACCAACTGCGACATCACCGCGGGCGTGGTGCGCGCGGTGCTCGCCGAGGCGTACGGCGACGAGCCGCTGGTGCACCTGCTGCCGGAAGGGGCGTGGCCGCACACCGCCGCCACCCTGGGTTCGGCTTCCGCACACCTGCAGGCCACCGTCGATGTCGACAGCGGCCGGATCATCGTGGTCAGCGCGATCGACAACCTCGGCAAGGGCGCCGCGGCGCAGGCCGTGCAGTGCGCCAACATCATGTTCGACCTGCCGGAGACCTCCGGCCTGTCCGTTTTCGGAGTGGCACCGTGA
- the pheS gene encoding phenylalanine--tRNA ligase subunit alpha, with product MTYRHDPYDPKQAAMLDPAALDDAVAAADKAFADANDLDALAVQKAAHLGDRSAVSLARREIGALPPAAKSEAGKRVNEARTAIQAAYDARHVILEAEQAQRVLETEAVDVTLPWDRRPRGARHPLTTLMERVGDLFIGMGYEIAEGPEVELEWANFDALNISPDHPARGLMDTFWVKAAESATGATESGLVLRTHTSPVQARTMLSRKPPIYVVVPGRVYRTDELDATHAPVFHQVEGLVVDKGITMAHLKGTLDHFARAMFGPDARTRWRPHYFPFTEPSAEFDVWFAEHRDGPRWVEWGGCGMVNPNVLRACGIDPEVYSGFAFGMGIERTLMFRNGLSDMREMIEGDVRFTRAFGMEVH from the coding sequence ATGACATACCGTCACGATCCGTACGACCCCAAGCAGGCCGCGATGCTCGATCCGGCCGCCCTCGACGACGCCGTCGCCGCGGCGGACAAGGCCTTCGCGGACGCCAACGACCTTGACGCGCTGGCCGTGCAGAAGGCCGCGCACCTGGGCGACCGCTCGGCGGTGTCGCTGGCCCGCCGCGAGATCGGCGCGCTGCCGCCGGCCGCGAAGTCCGAGGCGGGCAAGCGTGTCAACGAGGCCCGCACCGCGATCCAGGCCGCGTACGACGCGCGCCACGTGATCCTGGAGGCCGAGCAGGCCCAGCGCGTGCTGGAGACCGAGGCCGTCGACGTCACCCTGCCCTGGGACCGCCGCCCCCGCGGCGCCCGCCACCCGCTGACCACGCTGATGGAGCGGGTCGGGGACCTGTTCATCGGCATGGGTTACGAGATCGCCGAGGGGCCCGAGGTCGAGCTGGAGTGGGCGAACTTCGACGCGCTCAACATCTCGCCCGACCACCCGGCCCGCGGCCTGATGGACACGTTCTGGGTGAAGGCCGCCGAGTCGGCGACCGGGGCGACCGAGTCGGGGCTCGTGCTGCGTACGCACACCTCGCCCGTGCAGGCCCGCACCATGCTCAGCCGCAAACCGCCGATCTACGTCGTGGTGCCCGGCCGGGTCTACCGCACCGACGAGCTCGACGCGACCCACGCGCCGGTCTTCCACCAGGTCGAAGGCCTGGTCGTGGACAAGGGCATCACCATGGCGCACCTCAAGGGCACGCTGGACCACTTCGCCCGCGCGATGTTCGGCCCGGACGCGCGCACCCGCTGGCGGCCGCACTACTTCCCGTTCACCGAGCCGTCGGCCGAGTTCGACGTCTGGTTCGCCGAGCACCGCGACGGCCCGCGCTGGGTCGAGTGGGGCGGCTGCGGGATGGTCAACCCGAACGTGCTGCGGGCCTGCGGCATCGACCCGGAGGTGTACTCCGGCTTCGCGTTCGGCATGGGCATCGAGCGGACCCTGATGTTCCGCAACGGCCTGAGCGACATGCGGGAAATGATCGAAGGCGATGTGCGGTTCACCCGCGCGTTCGGCATGGAGGTGCACTGA
- a CDS encoding TNT domain-containing protein, whose product MKIRLLVAALAAALLVPLAPAADASAALGYGRGECRPGTPAVAPATQRFYDPARPELGPKPLPRSGAVGPLLHGYQRFGTLAEADFVAQFRDGATWVYPPNDGFMTHGDMVDRNPLELAVGARLDRFGFAGGSFLAPVRTPYADRALPPQNLNTPQDAPQANYHVYCVAKAFTVDAGMTAPWFGQPGLGMQYKLMPGYLPEAGTQLSVTWLLTNGYLVEELPAVRG is encoded by the coding sequence GTGAAAATCCGTCTCCTGGTCGCCGCGCTCGCCGCGGCGCTGCTCGTCCCGCTCGCCCCGGCCGCCGACGCGTCCGCCGCGCTCGGTTACGGCCGCGGCGAATGCCGCCCCGGCACGCCGGCCGTCGCCCCGGCGACCCAGCGCTTCTACGACCCGGCCCGGCCGGAACTGGGCCCGAAGCCGCTGCCCCGCTCCGGGGCGGTCGGCCCGCTGCTGCACGGCTACCAGCGCTTCGGCACGCTGGCCGAGGCCGACTTCGTCGCACAGTTCCGCGACGGGGCCACCTGGGTGTATCCGCCGAACGACGGCTTCATGACCCACGGCGACATGGTCGACCGCAACCCGCTGGAGCTCGCCGTCGGCGCCCGGCTCGACCGGTTCGGCTTCGCGGGCGGCTCCTTCCTGGCCCCGGTGCGCACCCCGTACGCCGACCGGGCGCTGCCGCCGCAGAACCTGAACACCCCGCAGGACGCGCCCCAGGCCAACTATCACGTGTACTGCGTGGCCAAGGCGTTCACCGTGGACGCGGGCATGACCGCGCCCTGGTTCGGCCAGCCCGGCCTGGGCATGCAGTACAAGCTGATGCCGGGCTACCTGCCCGAGGCGGGCACGCAGCTGAGCGTGACCTGGCTGCTGACCAACGGCTACCTCGTCGAGGAGCTGCCGGCGGTGCGCGGGTGA
- the folP gene encoding dihydropteroate synthase, whose translation MFVPDIAAAKRVIAGREFDFDRQVAVMAVVNRTPDSFYDKGATYALDAAVAAVDAAAAAGADWVDIGGVKFSPEGGDVPAEVELERVLPVVLATVQRHPHLVISVDTFRADVARACLDAGAHVVNDTTGLHDLALADLVASHPHTQLIVTHSRAKPRTHFPRPQYADVAGEIAEFLRSRVAVALERGVRPEQIVIDPGHDLNKNTFHTLELTRRLPEIAAVGYPMLAAVSNKDFVGETLNRPQGERLSGSLAAAVASIMLGARIVRMHNVRESVDAVRMTEAILGWRQPAYTVHNM comes from the coding sequence ATGTTCGTCCCCGACATCGCCGCTGCGAAGCGGGTCATCGCCGGACGCGAGTTCGACTTCGACCGCCAGGTGGCGGTGATGGCGGTGGTGAACCGGACCCCCGACTCGTTCTACGACAAGGGGGCCACGTACGCGCTCGACGCGGCGGTCGCGGCAGTGGATGCCGCGGCCGCCGCGGGGGCGGACTGGGTCGACATCGGCGGGGTGAAGTTCTCGCCCGAGGGCGGCGACGTGCCCGCCGAGGTCGAGCTGGAGCGGGTGCTGCCGGTGGTGCTGGCCACCGTCCAGCGGCACCCGCACCTGGTGATCAGCGTGGACACGTTCCGGGCCGACGTCGCGCGGGCATGCCTGGACGCGGGTGCGCACGTCGTCAACGACACCACCGGCCTGCACGACCTCGCGCTGGCCGACCTGGTCGCCTCGCACCCGCACACCCAGCTGATCGTCACGCACAGCCGGGCCAAACCGCGTACCCACTTCCCGCGCCCGCAGTACGCCGACGTGGCGGGGGAGATCGCCGAGTTCCTGCGGTCGCGGGTCGCGGTCGCGCTGGAGCGGGGCGTACGCCCGGAGCAGATCGTCATCGACCCGGGTCACGACCTGAACAAGAACACGTTCCACACCCTGGAACTGACCCGGCGGCTGCCCGAGATCGCCGCGGTCGGCTACCCGATGCTGGCCGCGGTCTCCAACAAGGACTTCGTCGGCGAGACGCTGAACCGCCCGCAGGGGGAGCGGCTGTCCGGCAGCCTCGCCGCCGCGGTGGCCTCGATCATGCTCGGGGCCCGGATCGTGCGCATGCACAACGTGCGCGAGTCCGTGGACGCGGTGCGCATGACCGAGGCGATCCTGGGCTGGCGGCAGCCCGCCTACACCGTGCACAACATGTGA
- a CDS encoding TrmH family RNA methyltransferase, whose amino-acid sequence MTQHFQRPGDPLFTQRTPRVVAAVKLHRRRERDKAGRFLAEGPQAVREALAAGAVREIFVTEDGHARHRTLLRGANFSVVTDEAMASLADTVTPQGVIAVCDLLDVPLDAALARAPRLVAVAVEIRDPGNAGTVLRTADAAGATAVIFAGDAVDPFNPKCVRASAGSLFHLDVVRAPDAAATLAALRDAGLRTLATSGYGATDLDDLADDGSLARPTAWLFGSEAHGLPDDLRDAADAAVRVPIHGRAESLNLAAAAAVCLYASARAQRH is encoded by the coding sequence GTGACGCAGCACTTCCAACGACCCGGGGACCCGCTGTTCACGCAGCGGACTCCCCGGGTCGTTGCTGCTGTCAAGCTGCACCGCCGGCGTGAGCGGGACAAGGCCGGGCGTTTCCTGGCCGAGGGCCCGCAGGCCGTCCGCGAAGCCCTCGCAGCCGGCGCGGTCCGCGAGATCTTCGTGACCGAGGACGGCCACGCCCGCCACCGCACGCTGCTGCGCGGCGCGAACTTCTCCGTGGTGACCGACGAGGCGATGGCCTCGCTGGCCGACACGGTCACCCCGCAGGGCGTGATCGCCGTCTGCGACCTGCTCGACGTGCCCCTCGACGCCGCGTTGGCCCGCGCGCCCCGGCTGGTCGCGGTCGCCGTCGAGATCCGTGACCCCGGCAACGCCGGCACGGTGCTGCGCACCGCCGACGCCGCGGGCGCCACCGCCGTGATCTTCGCCGGCGACGCCGTGGACCCCTTCAACCCCAAGTGTGTACGCGCCTCCGCCGGCAGCCTGTTCCACCTCGACGTGGTCCGCGCCCCCGACGCCGCCGCCACCCTGGCCGCGCTGCGCGACGCGGGCCTGCGCACCCTGGCCACCTCCGGCTACGGCGCGACCGACCTCGACGACCTCGCCGACGACGGCTCGCTGGCGCGGCCCACCGCGTGGTTGTTCGGCTCCGAGGCGCACGGGCTGCCCGACGACCTGCGCGACGCGGCCGACGCCGCGGTGCGCGTGCCCATCCACGGCCGCGCCGAGAGCCTCAACCTCGCCGCCGCGGCCGCCGTCTGCCTCTACGCCTCCGCCCGCGCCCAGCGCCACTGA